In Helianthus annuus cultivar XRQ/B chromosome 8, HanXRQr2.0-SUNRISE, whole genome shotgun sequence, a single genomic region encodes these proteins:
- the LOC110872057 gene encoding aquaporin NIP2-1-like has translation MKFWSYPSLVVSLAYPLVGGGGHDVPFIKTKTPENCQFTVSVLSKVYYPPGFSRKVLAEAVATFLLVFVTCGSAALTTSDDGKLSQLGASLAGGLIVTVMIYVVMMF, from the exons ATGAAATTCTGGAGTTATCCCAG CTTGGTGGTTAGTTTGGCTTATCCTCT TGTCGGCGGCGGCGGTCACGATGTTCCCTTCATCAAAACTAAAACACCAGAAAACTGCCAGTTCACAGTTTCTGTCTTATCCAAAGTCTACTACCCACCTGGGTTTTCTCGAAAG GTGTTGGCGGAAGCGGTTGCTACATTCTTGTTGGTGTTTGTTACGTGTGGATCTGCGGCGTTAACCACAAGTGATGATGGGAAACTGTCGCAACTCGGAGCATCTTTAGCCGGTGGGCTGATTGTGACGGTCATGATCTatgttgttatgatgttttga